Proteins found in one Timaviella obliquedivisa GSE-PSE-MK23-08B genomic segment:
- a CDS encoding phosphoketolase codes for MTVTQAPAFCEGIQYFSETLPGFDIYGKTPAIAEGSQAIANSTDPSAVYQTLLYADALRYLTLQITASKASGHPGGFASQAEAYAALVMLGHKNILTEVGHHAPGFYSAMFLDRSLEAMEIKTVQQARDRFREQHGLLGHLSGYIPGILAPAGPLGQGQHFAMAAALLHRDTLFPFTLGDGGMGEPYPMSSMAHFHTAYPQVTNFLPVLVWNGFSQEHHSMVSLQSNDRMTAYWQGNGFEEVILIDAKEFDDQNQSGAYIDSTIFSLEQRMAFAQAVLTGMDKAAKSALGGKLTVFIIKQLKGAGVHARGAKSHNLYAHHTIENADIIAGLQSCALTVPAWELVRTNCERSGGGSASQVAVTESVLPLIDLGELSLEEYAMGEAKVSTTAIGRLVGEVGGRDRSYLVTNADGNEASGIANINQALKINHPTADPLYNQAPGGQVYEPLSEDACAGLAVGLALMGSRSLWCSYESFAVNGLPIWQTVTQAMAELRRPTPSTMTLFTAGALEQGRNGWTHQRPEIEAYFAAMMRNGNIFPVFPPDANSAQVCYEWGLTTRNKGIVITASKSPLPIRTTLAQTRQALQDGAVVLKETPGAKTVVFAVIGDMTLLPVFEAATHLESQNIGVRIVSVISPRRLYRPDDVAWSTCSEPDGGFLKDDEFDAMFGGDAVIGVTGGPSNMLEPIMLRSPAKRDTLAWKRGETTASAGELMAFNGITAGALVQRAIALTL; via the coding sequence ATGACTGTCACCCAAGCTCCTGCTTTCTGCGAAGGAATTCAATATTTTAGTGAAACACTGCCAGGGTTCGATATCTATGGCAAAACTCCTGCCATTGCCGAAGGCAGTCAGGCGATCGCCAATTCCACTGATCCCAGCGCCGTTTATCAAACGCTGCTCTATGCCGATGCCTTACGGTATTTAACCCTACAAATCACAGCTAGCAAAGCATCGGGGCACCCTGGCGGTTTTGCCAGCCAAGCAGAGGCTTATGCAGCACTGGTAATGCTGGGGCACAAAAATATCTTGACCGAAGTAGGACACCATGCGCCGGGTTTTTACAGCGCCATGTTTTTAGACCGATCGCTAGAAGCAATGGAGATTAAGACGGTGCAGCAGGCGCGCGATCGCTTCCGTGAACAGCACGGGCTACTCGGTCACCTTTCCGGTTATATTCCCGGCATCCTTGCGCCCGCCGGGCCCCTAGGGCAAGGACAGCACTTTGCCATGGCAGCCGCACTCCTCCACCGCGATACCCTTTTCCCTTTTACACTGGGCGATGGTGGCATGGGTGAACCCTACCCCATGAGCAGCATGGCGCACTTTCACACGGCTTATCCTCAGGTTACAAATTTCTTGCCTGTCCTGGTTTGGAACGGCTTTTCCCAAGAGCATCACAGTATGGTGTCGCTGCAATCCAACGATCGCATGACGGCGTACTGGCAAGGCAACGGCTTTGAAGAAGTCATTCTGATTGATGCTAAAGAGTTTGATGACCAAAACCAATCCGGTGCATACATCGACAGCACCATCTTCTCGCTAGAACAGCGAATGGCGTTTGCACAAGCAGTGCTAACAGGTATGGATAAGGCAGCTAAATCTGCCCTGGGTGGCAAACTCACCGTTTTCATCATCAAACAACTAAAAGGCGCTGGGGTTCACGCTAGAGGAGCAAAATCACATAACCTTTATGCCCACCACACGATCGAAAACGCCGATATTATTGCCGGGTTGCAAAGCTGCGCTTTAACGGTTCCAGCGTGGGAGCTAGTCCGGACAAACTGTGAGCGATCGGGCGGTGGGTCTGCCAGTCAAGTGGCGGTGACAGAATCGGTGCTGCCATTGATAGATTTGGGAGAGTTATCGTTAGAAGAATATGCGATGGGAGAAGCGAAGGTTTCAACGACAGCGATCGGGCGGCTGGTAGGAGAAGTAGGAGGACGCGATCGCTCTTACTTAGTGACCAACGCCGATGGCAACGAAGCTTCTGGAATTGCCAACATCAATCAAGCGCTCAAAATTAATCACCCTACCGCCGATCCTCTCTATAATCAGGCTCCAGGCGGTCAGGTCTACGAGCCATTAAGCGAAGATGCCTGTGCTGGGCTGGCAGTTGGGCTAGCACTCATGGGTTCTCGATCGCTTTGGTGTTCCTACGAATCCTTTGCAGTCAACGGGCTACCCATTTGGCAAACCGTTACTCAAGCAATGGCAGAACTCCGCCGTCCCACGCCTTCTACTATGACATTGTTTACGGCAGGAGCATTGGAGCAAGGACGCAACGGCTGGACGCACCAACGTCCCGAAATCGAAGCATACTTTGCAGCAATGATGCGAAACGGCAACATATTCCCGGTCTTCCCACCCGATGCCAACAGTGCCCAAGTCTGTTACGAGTGGGGGCTAACGACTCGGAATAAAGGCATTGTCATCACGGCTAGTAAGTCACCCTTACCCATTCGGACGACGCTAGCGCAAACTCGTCAAGCGTTGCAGGATGGTGCAGTGGTGCTGAAGGAAACGCCAGGAGCCAAAACCGTTGTGTTTGCGGTAATTGGCGATATGACCCTACTACCCGTTTTTGAGGCAGCCACTCATCTCGAATCCCAAAACATTGGCGTGCGGATTGTTTCAGTCATTAGCCCCCGTCGCCTTTACCGTCCTGATGACGTGGCGTGGAGCACTTGCTCTGAGCCAGATGGCGGCTTTTTAAAGGATGATGAATTCGATGCGATGTTCGGTGGCGATGCTGTGATTGGGGTAACGGGTGGACCAAGCAATATGCTAGAGCCAATCATGCTTCGTAGCCCTGCCAAACGCGATACGCTGGCTTGGAAGCGTGGAGAAACCACGGCAAGCGCGGGCGAATTGATGGCGTTTAATGGTATTACGGCTGGAGCACTGGTGCAGCGAGCGATCGCTCTGACTCTTTAA
- a CDS encoding ABC transporter permease: MASQSSLHFNQRFTPSLGNLLSDSLTVFWGDWLDLRVRILQVVASGLISPLIYILAFGLGLGSALTVKPPVGDTYLQFILPGMVALSSMTISFGGTTFSICGERLYSKTFEEILLLPVSPLALFLGKMLAGIVRGLLTSSSVLLLAILFTGQWNFLNPLFLLILVLNCAVFSGLGVIVGLNVKSLEGVGILNNFLIVPMSFLGATFFDPGTLPIALKFIVYLLPLTYTSLGLRAAAYLPFNQFPWYVLPILLVVAMVLCFIGARQFSSQKD; encoded by the coding sequence GTGGCTTCTCAGTCTTCACTTCACTTCAACCAAAGATTCACTCCATCATTGGGTAACCTTTTGTCTGATAGCCTCACCGTGTTTTGGGGCGATTGGCTTGATCTGCGAGTTCGCATTCTCCAAGTTGTTGCTTCCGGCTTAATTTCGCCGCTAATCTACATTTTGGCGTTTGGGTTAGGTCTGGGCAGCGCGCTCACTGTGAAGCCGCCTGTGGGTGATACCTACCTTCAGTTCATTTTGCCAGGGATGGTAGCGTTATCTTCTATGACCATTAGCTTTGGCGGTACGACGTTTTCAATCTGCGGCGAGCGGCTTTACTCTAAAACTTTTGAAGAAATTTTGCTTTTGCCTGTGAGTCCTTTAGCGCTGTTCCTTGGCAAAATGCTAGCGGGTATTGTCCGAGGGCTATTAACGTCTTCTTCGGTGCTGCTATTGGCAATATTGTTTACAGGACAATGGAATTTTCTGAACCCACTGTTTTTACTAATTCTTGTTCTCAACTGTGCAGTTTTCTCAGGATTGGGTGTCATTGTAGGACTGAATGTTAAGTCATTGGAAGGTGTAGGGATTTTGAACAATTTTTTAATTGTGCCAATGTCTTTTCTAGGCGCAACCTTTTTTGACCCTGGCACTTTACCGATCGCCCTAAAATTTATCGTCTATCTGTTGCCATTGACCTATACTAGCTTGGGTCTAAGAGCAGCGGCTTACCTACCATTTAACCAGTTTCCCTGGTATGTTTTGCCAATTTTGCTGGTCGTGGCAATGGTTCTTTGCTTCATTGGAGCCCGTCAGTTTTCTAGTCAAAAAGACTAG
- a CDS encoding HNH endonuclease, with protein sequence MPEDRVTAEQRRVVIARARRCCEYCCSQMDFATQSFSVEHILPRHEGGKTTLENLVLSCQGCNNHKYAKVLGIDPITEQTVPLFNPRQQLWQEHFTWTADSMMVIGLTSVGRATIEVLHLRELREDKTPVGCFDFSAP encoded by the coding sequence GTGCCTGAAGATCGGGTAACGGCTGAGCAACGCCGAGTCGTTATCGCTAGAGCGAGACGATGTTGTGAGTACTGTTGCAGTCAAATGGATTTTGCAACCCAATCCTTCTCAGTCGAACACATTCTCCCGCGCCATGAAGGAGGTAAGACAACTTTAGAAAATTTGGTACTGTCTTGTCAGGGCTGTAATAATCACAAATATGCTAAAGTCCTAGGCATTGATCCCATAACAGAGCAAACTGTTCCTTTATTTAACCCTCGCCAACAGCTTTGGCAAGAGCATTTTACTTGGACTGCTGACTCCATGATGGTGATTGGGTTGACCTCAGTTGGACGAGCGACAATCGAGGTATTGCACCTAAGGGAGTTGCGTGAAGATAAAACCCCAGTGGGATGCTTTGACTTTTCAGCCCCCTAA
- a CDS encoding alpha/beta fold hydrolase yields the protein MTEFQQSLADLSKAEVWNLPLGSQRDWVWRGWQVRYTHLRGGKDHAPMLLLHGFGSALTQWQENFVPLSQLRTVYALDLLGFGGSEKATAPYKISFWVEQVYEFWRTFIHQPIVLVGHSLGALVALAAAIAHPEMVQNLVLVTLPAARQELLPTLPHWLQSIAGEAESFFASPLLIGVLFQLISRPKVIRAILRTIYVNKDRVTEELVESFLAPGRDRGAAQTLSRLTKARTQNDFSPLTKELLPQVQVPTLVLWGTEDRVIPLTWGRQLPALNPLLKLVEIPNGGHCAYDECAERVNEEILVWLQDSV from the coding sequence ATGACAGAATTTCAGCAATCCTTAGCAGATCTCTCGAAGGCAGAGGTCTGGAATTTGCCCCTTGGCTCACAGCGTGATTGGGTTTGGAGAGGTTGGCAAGTTCGCTATACCCATCTTCGGGGCGGCAAAGACCACGCGCCGATGCTCTTGCTTCACGGGTTTGGTTCGGCTCTGACCCAATGGCAAGAAAACTTTGTGCCTCTTAGCCAATTGCGCACTGTCTATGCCTTGGATCTCCTAGGATTTGGGGGTTCGGAAAAGGCGACTGCACCTTATAAAATTAGCTTTTGGGTCGAGCAGGTTTACGAGTTTTGGCGCACTTTTATTCATCAGCCTATTGTGCTGGTAGGGCATTCTCTGGGGGCATTGGTGGCATTGGCAGCGGCGATCGCTCATCCTGAAATGGTGCAAAATTTGGTGTTGGTTACCTTGCCTGCTGCCCGACAAGAGCTATTGCCCACCCTACCTCACTGGCTCCAATCGATCGCGGGCGAAGCCGAAAGTTTCTTTGCCTCTCCTTTGTTGATAGGAGTGTTGTTTCAATTGATCAGCCGACCCAAAGTGATTCGGGCAATTTTGCGAACGATCTATGTCAACAAAGACCGGGTGACAGAAGAATTGGTAGAAAGCTTCCTGGCACCAGGGCGCGATCGTGGGGCAGCCCAAACCCTGAGCCGCCTCACCAAAGCCAGAACCCAAAACGACTTTAGCCCCCTCACTAAAGAACTGTTGCCTCAAGTTCAAGTCCCCACGCTTGTCCTTTGGGGCACCGAAGATCGAGTCATTCCCCTAACTTGGGGGAGACAACTCCCGGCTCTTAACCCACTCCTCAAGCTAGTCGAAATTCCTAATGGGGGTCACTGTGCTTATGATGAGTGCGCTGAACGGGTAAATGAGGAGATTCTGGTGTGGTTACAAGATAGTGTTTAA
- the lysS gene encoding lysine--tRNA ligase — protein sequence MASDDLRATRLEKVSQLKALGLNPYAYRWDVTHQAQALQEQYCELADGEEVDVEVAIAGRILTRRVFGKLAFFTLQDETGTIQLYLDKAQIEAAMPDLPDAFSHLKQLTDAGDILGVKGNIKRTEKGELSVKVSQYSILTKSLLPLPDKWHGLTDVEKRYRQRYVDLIVNPEVQQTFRRRALITASIRRMLNLKNFIEIETPVLQSEAGGADARPFVTYHNTLEMDLYLRIATELHLKRLVVGGFERVFEMGRIFRNEGVSTRHNPEFTSIEIYQAYGDYEDMMTLTEEMITTPAQEVLKTLQITYQGEAIDLTPPWRKVTMHDLVKEHTGLDFEAFTTLEEAKAAAKAAGIHGTEDCEAIGKLLNEAFEQRVEATLIQPTFVTDYPVEISPLAKPHRSKPGLVERFELFIVGRETANGFSELTDPIDQRERLEAQAARKAEGDLEAQGVDEDFLTALEYGMPPTVGMGMGIDRLVMLLCDCASIRDAIAFPLLKPEVGEA from the coding sequence ATGGCTTCTGATGATTTGCGTGCCACTCGCCTTGAAAAAGTTTCTCAGCTTAAAGCGCTAGGACTCAATCCTTACGCTTATCGGTGGGATGTCACCCATCAGGCACAGGCGTTGCAAGAGCAATATTGTGAACTAGCGGATGGGGAAGAGGTTGATGTGGAAGTGGCGATCGCCGGACGCATCCTGACGCGCCGAGTATTTGGCAAACTCGCTTTTTTCACGCTGCAAGATGAGACAGGCACCATTCAGCTTTACCTCGACAAAGCCCAAATTGAAGCAGCAATGCCAGACTTACCAGATGCCTTTAGCCACCTAAAGCAACTCACCGATGCAGGTGACATTTTGGGCGTTAAGGGCAATATTAAACGCACCGAGAAGGGTGAGCTATCAGTCAAGGTGAGCCAATACAGCATCCTCACCAAATCACTGTTGCCATTGCCCGACAAGTGGCACGGTTTAACAGACGTAGAAAAACGCTATCGTCAGCGCTACGTAGACCTGATCGTGAATCCAGAGGTGCAGCAAACCTTCCGGCGACGGGCACTCATTACCGCTTCGATCCGTAGGATGCTGAACCTTAAAAACTTTATTGAAATTGAAACACCCGTCTTGCAGTCTGAGGCAGGCGGTGCAGATGCTCGTCCCTTCGTTACCTATCACAACACGCTGGAGATGGACTTGTATCTAAGAATTGCGACCGAACTACACCTGAAGCGGCTGGTAGTCGGCGGATTTGAGCGCGTGTTTGAAATGGGGCGAATTTTCCGCAATGAAGGCGTTTCGACGCGGCATAACCCTGAGTTTACTTCTATCGAAATTTATCAGGCATATGGCGACTACGAAGACATGATGACGCTGACAGAGGAAATGATTACAACTCCGGCACAAGAAGTTTTGAAGACTTTGCAGATTACTTATCAGGGTGAGGCGATCGATCTCACTCCGCCGTGGCGCAAAGTAACCATGCATGATCTGGTTAAAGAGCACACAGGGTTGGACTTTGAAGCATTTACAACCCTAGAGGAAGCAAAAGCCGCAGCAAAAGCCGCAGGAATTCATGGCACTGAAGACTGTGAGGCGATCGGCAAGCTGTTAAACGAAGCCTTTGAGCAAAGGGTAGAAGCCACCCTCATTCAGCCAACGTTCGTCACCGATTACCCAGTGGAAATTTCGCCCCTCGCTAAGCCTCACCGCAGCAAGCCTGGACTAGTGGAACGGTTTGAGCTATTTATCGTAGGGCGAGAAACTGCCAATGGTTTCTCAGAGTTAACTGACCCGATTGATCAGCGGGAGCGACTAGAGGCACAGGCAGCGCGGAAAGCTGAGGGTGACTTAGAGGCACAAGGTGTAGATGAGGACTTTTTGACAGCGCTGGAGTATGGAATGCCGCCTACAGTGGGCATGGGCATGGGCATCGATCGCCTGGTGATGCTGCTATGCGATTGTGCCAGCATTCGAGATGCGATCGCCTTTCCGCTCCTCAAGCCCGAAGTCGGGGAGGCTTAA
- a CDS encoding response regulator transcription factor produces the protein MAGQLLLVDDEPGLRQAVQAYLEEDGFTVHVASNAREGWDMLQRISPDLVISDIMMPQVDGYQFLKQLREDPRFEALPVIFLTARGMTSDRISGYNAGCDAYISKPFDPDELVAIVTSILERRAAASKVAAGDGEEIDIADLAKQMAEIKAMLTQRSGIVQTPSPIKIDFTPREQSVLELVAQGLMNKEIARRLETSVRNVEKYVSRLFSKTGTNSRTELVRYALEHGLAN, from the coding sequence ATGGCAGGGCAATTATTATTAGTAGACGACGAACCCGGCTTACGGCAGGCAGTCCAAGCCTATCTGGAAGAAGATGGCTTTACAGTACATGTTGCCAGTAACGCGCGGGAGGGATGGGATATGTTGCAGCGCATTTCCCCCGACCTAGTCATTTCTGACATTATGATGCCGCAGGTCGATGGCTACCAATTTCTCAAGCAGCTTCGAGAAGATCCTCGGTTTGAGGCATTGCCTGTCATCTTCCTCACGGCGCGAGGCATGACGTCCGATCGCATTTCGGGTTACAACGCAGGGTGCGATGCCTATATCTCTAAGCCTTTTGACCCGGATGAATTAGTGGCGATCGTCACTAGCATTCTAGAGCGTCGAGCGGCTGCAAGTAAGGTCGCGGCGGGCGATGGCGAAGAAATCGACATTGCCGACTTAGCCAAACAAATGGCAGAGATTAAAGCCATGCTGACTCAACGCAGCGGCATTGTCCAAACGCCTTCTCCCATTAAAATAGACTTTACGCCGCGTGAACAAAGCGTTCTAGAACTGGTGGCGCAAGGGCTAATGAACAAAGAAATTGCTCGACGGCTAGAAACGAGCGTCCGCAATGTGGAGAAGTACGTAAGTCGCTTGTTTAGCAAGACGGGAACGAATAGCCGTACAGAGCTAGTGCGCTATGCATTAGAGCATGGCTTGGCGAACTAG
- a CDS encoding VOC family protein, producing the protein MVIASTLTSSMFQTLATFLPLDSLLSTQGIMVALLVAYAGAMWMFLTSAPKVHTIMVSDLELAKRFYEGLLDLTVADVPLHYYYNYEQTLGTVGIDPMYASAAIGRPATTSFTNPEGLWYQLKKNTQLHVISGASLGQKDRQRHVCFDHDCLELLLMRTQSYRVKYKIRREKPLNFLVKDLDGRVIEMAEVSN; encoded by the coding sequence ATGGTCATTGCTAGTACTCTTACCTCATCTATGTTTCAGACTTTAGCAACGTTCCTTCCCCTCGACAGCTTGCTTTCTACTCAAGGCATCATGGTGGCGCTGTTGGTTGCCTATGCTGGGGCAATGTGGATGTTTTTAACAAGCGCTCCCAAAGTCCATACCATTATGGTATCTGACCTAGAGTTGGCAAAAAGATTTTATGAAGGGCTGCTGGACTTAACGGTGGCAGATGTGCCACTGCACTACTACTACAACTACGAACAAACCTTAGGAACCGTTGGGATTGACCCGATGTATGCTTCAGCGGCGATCGGGCGACCTGCCACCACGAGCTTCACCAATCCAGAGGGGCTTTGGTATCAGCTTAAGAAAAACACTCAGTTGCACGTTATTTCGGGGGCAAGTCTGGGGCAGAAAGATCGGCAGCGCCACGTTTGCTTTGATCACGATTGCTTGGAACTGTTGCTCATGCGGACCCAGTCTTACCGTGTGAAGTATAAGATTCGGCGGGAAAAGCCTTTGAACTTTTTGGTCAAGGATTTGGATGGGCGAGTGATTGAGATGGCGGAAGTCTCGAATTAA
- a CDS encoding serine/threonine protein kinase — MSLCINPQCPQPEHPENEVQLFCQSCRSELLLQGRYRVMRLINNKSGFGIVYEAFERGVPKLLKVLKPEYGNNSKAVDLFRQEALVLSQLAHPSVPAIESDGYFQYFPHGSHDPLHCLMMEKIDGLNLREWMRQQGHNPIGEKQALNWLKQLVEVLHLVHQKNYFHRDIKPENIMLRSTGQIVLVDFGTAREMTFTYLEQVGKTGGITRISSAGYTPPEQEKGQAVPQSDFYALGCTLIYLLTGSQPTDIGMYDYFNNELTWRKYAPNLSPAFADFIDRLVANRVCDRPQDTQEILDTLPKLAIGVAEQLHPTQLTPSTIVRRINKETVRQGEVIQKAGKPWWLGGAIALTILMIGGYGLKQTYYAQFFSNHRTEKISGFRELKGHTSFVNCLALSPDGKTLVSGSADSSIRLWNFETGKPLQTLMGHTGYINAIAITPDGKTLVSGSSETTIKLWDLASRKELKTLQGHQGYINALDISPDGKILASGSADKTVRLWDLTTGTAIRTLMGHKDFVNGVVFSPNGRSLFSGGVDNIIQQWEVDTGKNVRTFKGHTSFVNALAVSPDGSTLISSSADKTIKIWDLDNAAAPRTLTKQNGVINAIVLKPDGKTLISGGGDQTLKIWDLETGQVKQTLTGYEEEINYFVVSLEGAIATGSGSKTIRIWQIKQ; from the coding sequence ATGAGCCTTTGTATTAACCCCCAATGTCCTCAGCCTGAGCACCCAGAGAACGAGGTTCAGCTATTTTGCCAAAGCTGCCGTTCAGAGTTACTCTTGCAAGGGCGCTACCGTGTTATGCGCCTTATTAATAATAAGAGTGGCTTTGGCATTGTTTACGAGGCATTTGAGCGCGGCGTGCCTAAGTTGCTCAAAGTTTTAAAGCCAGAATACGGAAACAACTCAAAAGCAGTAGATTTGTTTCGCCAAGAGGCATTAGTTCTAAGTCAGTTAGCTCATCCTAGCGTTCCGGCGATAGAGTCGGATGGATATTTTCAATACTTTCCTCATGGCAGCCATGATCCACTGCATTGCTTAATGATGGAAAAAATTGATGGGTTGAACTTACGCGAGTGGATGCGACAACAAGGGCATAATCCCATTGGCGAGAAACAGGCTTTGAACTGGTTGAAGCAATTGGTAGAGGTACTCCACTTAGTACACCAAAAAAATTATTTCCATCGAGATATTAAGCCTGAGAATATTATGCTGCGATCGACTGGACAAATCGTTCTGGTTGATTTTGGCACTGCCCGCGAAATGACGTTCACTTATCTAGAGCAGGTGGGTAAAACGGGCGGTATTACTCGCATTAGTTCGGCAGGCTATACACCGCCAGAGCAAGAAAAAGGACAGGCTGTTCCTCAGTCTGATTTTTATGCTTTGGGCTGCACTTTAATCTATCTGCTCACAGGTAGCCAGCCAACTGATATAGGGATGTACGATTATTTTAACAATGAGCTAACTTGGCGAAAATATGCGCCTAATTTATCGCCTGCGTTTGCAGATTTTATTGATCGATTGGTTGCTAACCGAGTCTGCGATCGCCCCCAAGATACTCAAGAAATTCTCGATACGCTACCAAAACTGGCGATCGGTGTGGCTGAGCAACTCCATCCGACACAACTCACGCCTTCTACTATTGTCAGACGGATCAATAAAGAGACAGTGCGTCAAGGTGAAGTAATTCAAAAAGCAGGAAAACCCTGGTGGCTAGGAGGCGCGATTGCTCTGACCATCCTGATGATTGGTGGCTACGGACTGAAGCAAACCTACTATGCTCAATTTTTTTCAAATCATCGTACCGAAAAAATTTCTGGTTTCAGGGAGTTGAAAGGGCACACAAGTTTCGTCAATTGCCTTGCCCTTAGCCCCGATGGAAAAACTTTAGTGAGTGGTAGCGCCGATAGTAGTATTCGACTGTGGAATTTTGAGACTGGAAAACCTCTTCAGACTCTAATGGGACACACAGGCTATATTAATGCGATCGCCATCACGCCTGATGGAAAAACTTTGGTGAGTGGCAGTTCCGAAACTACTATCAAACTTTGGGATTTAGCCTCTAGAAAAGAACTTAAGACCCTGCAAGGGCATCAAGGCTATATCAACGCCCTAGATATTAGCCCCGACGGTAAAATTCTGGCAAGTGGAAGTGCAGATAAAACAGTCAGACTTTGGGATTTAACAACGGGTACTGCCATACGGACATTGATGGGGCACAAAGACTTTGTGAATGGAGTGGTCTTTAGCCCCAATGGGCGATCGCTCTTTAGTGGTGGTGTGGACAACATTATCCAACAATGGGAAGTTGACACTGGCAAGAATGTTCGCACCTTCAAAGGTCATACTAGCTTTGTCAATGCGTTGGCGGTTAGCCCTGATGGCAGTACCTTGATTAGCAGCAGCGCCGACAAAACTATTAAAATCTGGGATTTAGACAACGCTGCCGCACCGCGTACCTTAACCAAACAGAACGGTGTTATTAATGCGATCGTTCTCAAACCCGATGGTAAAACCTTAATTAGTGGCGGTGGGGATCAAACTCTCAAAATTTGGGATTTGGAAACAGGGCAAGTAAAGCAAACGCTAACAGGCTACGAGGAAGAGATTAACTATTTTGTGGTTAGCCTAGAGGGAGCGATCGCCACAGGCAGCGGCAGCAAAACCATCAGAATCTGGCAGATTAAACAGTAA
- a CDS encoding STAS/SEC14 domain-containing protein yields MTVIRVEAQVSADEILKAVEQMSSQDLETFVTEVLKLRAQREVPSLSISESELLVKINQGISDEVQGRFNELVAKKQRLTLSDEELSDKDLTELIQLTDEIEHLDADRIRSLGELGRLRRRSLSEIMQDLNICPPACA; encoded by the coding sequence ATGACTGTTATTCGAGTTGAAGCTCAAGTTTCAGCAGATGAGATCTTAAAAGCGGTTGAACAAATGTCCTCCCAAGACTTAGAGACGTTTGTAACCGAGGTCTTAAAGCTTCGTGCTCAGCGAGAGGTTCCTAGTTTGTCGATCTCTGAATCTGAACTACTTGTAAAAATTAACCAAGGAATTTCTGATGAAGTTCAAGGTCGTTTCAACGAATTAGTAGCTAAAAAACAAAGGCTGACCTTATCAGATGAAGAACTGTCAGATAAAGACCTCACAGAATTGATCCAACTTACAGACGAGATAGAGCACCTAGATGCCGATCGCATTAGATCCTTGGGAGAACTAGGACGGTTACGGAGGCGATCGCTCTCTGAAATTATGCAAGATTTAAATATTTGTCCGCCTGCTTGTGCCTGA
- a CDS encoding ISAs1 family transposase produces MNLIQHLQTVRDYRTQPEYPLWVILVLVIMGTMSGSTGYRPLADFVERHQSDLLDLMGLPQERLPSLSTLRRIMVRVDFVSFTEAFNQWAQEHCPPAPTEQVAVDGKGIKASLQDYDQSYQDFVSVVSAFSVQQGVVLGLEPMRNGECSEIKTAQVLLEKLQLQGVCFSLDALHTQKKQRSRSLPVAMIT; encoded by the coding sequence ATGAACCTCATCCAGCATCTTCAGACCGTCCGAGACTATCGCACGCAACCCGAATATCCCCTCTGGGTCATTTTGGTCTTAGTGATCATGGGCACCATGAGTGGCTCTACAGGCTATCGCCCCCTGGCTGATTTCGTTGAGCGGCATCAAAGCGACCTTTTAGATCTCATGGGTCTGCCTCAAGAGAGACTCCCGAGTTTATCGACCTTGCGACGGATCATGGTGCGAGTCGATTTTGTCTCCTTCACCGAGGCGTTTAATCAGTGGGCACAAGAGCACTGTCCACCCGCCCCCACTGAGCAAGTTGCGGTGGATGGCAAAGGCATCAAAGCCAGCTTGCAAGATTATGACCAGTCTTATCAAGACTTTGTCAGTGTCGTTTCCGCCTTCAGTGTTCAGCAGGGCGTGGTGCTAGGCTTAGAGCCAATGCGCAATGGTGAGTGTAGTGAAATCAAGACCGCTCAAGTGTTGCTAGAGAAACTGCAACTCCAGGGTGTTTGCTTCAGTCTCGATGCCCTCCATACTCAAAAAAAACAACGCAGCAGATCATTGCCAGTGGCAATGATTACTTGA
- a CDS encoding ISAs1 family transposase, with protein sequence MLQSRCPPYSKKTTQQIIASGNDYLITVKGNQQTLFNQLQTQFEQLPPLSVDHQSERTRDRVTHRRVSVLDQIPALDPQWMGIQRIVRVERTGTRAGKPYDETMFYISSLRLDAAGFAQQIRGHWQIENRLHWVKDVVLKEDESPLCDGNASVNFGIVRTFGVNLFRLNGFDSITKGLRFLAHDVGKLFSFFQ encoded by the coding sequence TTGCTTCAGTCTCGATGCCCTCCATACTCAAAAAAAACAACGCAGCAGATCATTGCCAGTGGCAATGATTACTTGATTACGGTGAAAGGCAACCAGCAGACTTTGTTTAACCAGTTGCAGACTCAGTTTGAACAACTGCCACCGCTCAGTGTTGACCATCAAAGTGAACGGACGCGGGATCGAGTGACGCACCGTCGGGTCAGCGTTTTAGACCAAATTCCCGCCCTCGACCCGCAATGGATGGGCATCCAACGGATTGTTCGAGTGGAGCGAACAGGCACTCGGGCGGGCAAACCCTATGATGAGACAATGTTTTACATCAGTTCTTTGAGGTTAGATGCGGCGGGTTTTGCCCAACAGATTCGAGGGCACTGGCAAATAGAGAATCGGCTGCACTGGGTCAAAGATGTAGTGCTGAAAGAGGATGAATCGCCTCTCTGTGATGGCAATGCCTCGGTCAATTTTGGAATTGTCCGCACTTTCGGAGTCAATCTTTTTCGGCTCAATGGGTTTGATTCCATCACGAAAGGACTGCGCTTCCTTGCCCATGATGTCGGGAAGCTATTTTCCTTCTTTCAATAG